In Quercus lobata isolate SW786 chromosome 12, ValleyOak3.0 Primary Assembly, whole genome shotgun sequence, a genomic segment contains:
- the LOC115971396 gene encoding sodium/hydrogen exchanger 2-like has product MGFSMSSFFMNLGVAAPNETSVNSITLFVLLLTACIVIGHLLEKSRWMTESITALAIGLCTGIVILLNTKGKSSHVLVFSEDLFFIYLLPPIIFNAGFQVKKKQFFRNFMTITLFGAVGTLISFTIISLGSMQLFKKLDIGFLEIGDYLAIGAIFSATDSVCTLQVLNQEETPFLYSVVFGEGVLNDATSVVLFNAIQRFDLSHITSTNVMQFIGNFLSLFFTSTVLGVAVGLLSAYIIKKLYFGRHSTDREVALMMLMAYLSYMMAELFYLSGILTVFFCGIVMSHYTWHNVTESSRITTKHSFATLSFVLEIFIFLYVGMDALDMEKWEFASKSPKTSVGVSSILLALVLIGRAAFVFPLCFISNLTKKSQGNKIRFKQQVTIWWAGLMRGAVSVALAYNQFASSGHTQLPGNAIMITSTITVVLFTTVVGGLLTKPIVRFLLPQQKHSSGIISPDLSSSKSLNLPLLGINGQEPEGNLSTNVTRPSSLRMLWTTPSRTVHCYWRKFDDAFMRPVFGGRGFVPFIPGSPTETEGIIH; this is encoded by the exons ATGGGTTTCAGTATGAGCTCTTTTTTTATGAACTTGGGTGTGGCAGCCCCTAATGAAACTTCGGTCAATTCTATTACTTTATTTGTGTTGCTTCTTACTGCTTGTATTGTGATCGGGCATCTTCTAGAGAAGAGTAGATGGATGACTGAGTCGATTACTGCCCTTGCCATT GGTCTCTGTACTGGAATTGTAATTCTActaaatactaagggaaaaagcTCACACGTCTTAGTCTTTAGTGAAGATCTCTTCTTTATATATCTTCTTCCACCCATTATCTTTAATGCTGG GTTTCAGGTGAAAAAGAAGCAATTTTTCCGAAACTTTATGACAATCACTTTGTTTGGTGCTGTTGGTACTTTGATATCCTTTACCATCATATCGCTAG GTTCAATGCAGCTATTCAAAAAATTGGATATTGGCTTCCTGGAGATTGGAGATTATCTCG CAATTGGAGCTATATTCTCAGCTACAGATTCTGTTTGCACATTACAG GTGCTTAATCAGGAAGAAACACCTTTCCTGTACAGTGTAGTCTTTGGGGAAGGTGTACTCAATGATGCCACATCTGTGGTACTTTTCAATGCAATTCAGAGATTTGACCTTTCTCATATCACCTCAACCAATGTCATGCAATTCATTGGCAATTTCTTATCTTTATTCTTCACCAGCACGGTGCTGGGGGTAGCA GTTGGATTGCTTAGTGCATACATAATAAAGAAGTTGTACTTTGGCAG GCACTCCACTGATCGTGAAGTTGCTCTAATGATGCTAATGGCTTACCTTTCGTATATGATGGCTGAA CTATTCTATTTAAGTGGCATTCTTACCGTGTTCTTTTGTGGGATTGTCATGTCGCATTACACCTGGCATAATGTGACTGAAAGTTCAAGAATCACAACTAA GCATTCTTTTGCAACATTGTCATTTGTCTTAGAGATTTTCATCTTCCTATATGTTGGTATGGATGCCTTGGACATGGAGAAGTGGGAATTTGCTTCCAAGAG TCCTAAGACATCGGTTGGTGTGAGTTCGATATTGCTTGCGTTGGTTCTGATTGGAAGAGCAGCTTTTGTATTCCCTCTATGTTTTATATCCAACTTAACTAAGAAGTCTCAGGGCAACAAAATAAGATTTAAGCAGCAG GTGACCATATGGTGGGCTGGACTCATGCGAGGTGCTGTATCTGTGGCACTTGCTTATAATCAG TTTGCTAGTTCAGGGCATACTCAATTGCCAGGGAATGCAATCATGATCACCAGCACCATTACAGTCGTTCTCTTCACTACTGTG GTGGGTGGATTATTGACAAAGCCTATTGTAAGGTTCTTGCTACCACAACAGAAACACTCGAGTGGCATAATATCCCCTGATTTGTCATCGTCAAAGTCTTTGAATCTTCCACTTCTTGGCATCAATGGGCAAGAACCAGAAGGTAACTTAAGTACCAACGTTACCCGTCCATCTAGTTTACGAATGCTCTGGACTACCCCAAGTCGCACTGTCCATTGCTATTGGCGAAAGTTTGACGATGCTTTCATGCGTCCTGTGTTTGGTGGGAGGGGTTTTGTTCCTTTTATCCCTGGTTCACCAACGGAAACGGAAGGAATTATCCATTAA